The following are encoded together in the Triticum dicoccoides isolate Atlit2015 ecotype Zavitan chromosome 6B, WEW_v2.0, whole genome shotgun sequence genome:
- the LOC119320263 gene encoding G-type lectin S-receptor-like serine/threonine-protein kinase At2g19130, with protein MDTEIIVKHKDDLERMLLDGSAEPTYLPLSLLEDITNCFSDAQRIGSGGFAVVYKGIVGEGIVAVKKLSQPYGMHEDKFLKEVGCLVKAKHKNIVRFLGYCSDTQGRLANYEGKVVMADLRNWLLCFEYVPNGSLDNYITDASCGLEWRKRYKIIKGICEGLLHLHELRILHLDLKPGNILIDEHMAPKIADFGLSRCLDKEQTRVFTSNLCGSQGYLAPEFFGGQVAFASDIYSLGVIIMEILTGKKGYPEDENVVDTWMNRLEGLDQWETQLEEVRVCIEIGIECMESNPKKRPVAWHIIDRLDKTIGIVETSISCSSVEQQISFLKEQYSQEQNSKVSSEYLGKDIKQHAETKELAKCVETPREDHWQQGQQEASGDQWSSWAAQDTKQNVSPQGASIPSSKSGLLYKLKNLDPFGRKARRKFYEMNGGVILQPACSIKIFTEDELKSFLNDTDFIRKDGFGEVYKGLIDRVPAIVRRPISGILPHRFTDEVIIHSKATHENIIRIIGCCLETDTPLLVYEFHSTVSLHDILHINIKVPVSLGTRLSIATISAGALAYVHSALGPKISHGDVKPANILLDDHFVPKISNFGLFRLMKDAGTVINDLAYMDPVYRQTGLLTEKSDVYSFGVVILELLTRKKAKHSDNNSLVRNFLENHGQGRNSTKLFDKEIVVTGDLVLLDNLAEIAVECLNLEAERRPEMKDVAERLERLRKVKHLQDELEQHVRYLK; from the exons ATGGATACCGAAATTATTGTCAAACACAAAGATGACCTGGAGCGCATGCTGCTTGATGGAAGCGCGGAGCCAACGTACCTGCCGTTATCACTTTTAGAAGATATCACAAACTGTTTCTCCGATGCTCAGCGAATAGGCAGCGGTGGGTTCGCGGTGGTTTATAAG GGAATTGTGGGAGAAGGGATAGTCGCTGTCAAGAAGCTGTCCCAACCATATGGTATGCATGAGGATAAATTCCTTAAAGAGGTTGGGTGCTTGGTGAAGGCCAAGCACAAAAACATAGTACGTTTCCTGGGATATTGTTCTGACACACAAGGGAGACTTGCAAACTACGAAGGGAAGGTTGTCATGGCAGATCTGCGGAATTGGTTACTATGTTTTGAGTATGTACCTAATGGAAGCCTTGATAATTATATTACTG ATGCGTCTTGCGGACTTGAATGGAGGAAGCGCTATAAGATTATCAAGGGAATATGTGAGGGGTTACTTCATCTTCATGAGTTACGCATTCTCCACTTGGATCTGAAGCCTGGTAATATATTGATAGATGAACACATGGCACCCAAAATTGCTGATTTTGGTCTATCAAGGTGCCTTGATAAGGAGCAAACCCGGGTTTTTACTTCAAACCTATGTGGATCACA GGGATATTTGGCACCCGAATTCTTCGGAGGGCAAGTCGCATTCGCGTCGGACATTTACAGTCTTGGCGTTATCATCATGGAGATACTGACAGGCAAGAAGGGGTATCCAGAAGATGAGAAT GTTGTTGACACGTGGATGAATCGGTTGGAGGGATTGGATCAATGGGAGAcacaattggaggaagtaagagtgTGCATTGAGATAGGGATAGAGTGCATGGAGTCGAACCCAAAAAAGAGACCAGTTGCATGGCATATAATTGATAGGCTTGACAAAACGATAGGTATTGTCGAAACTAGCATAAGTTGTTCATCAGTCGAACAGCAGATTAGTTTCCTAAAGGAACAATACAGTCAAGAGCAAAACTCAAAGGTTTCATCTGAGTACCTCGGAAAGGACATCAAGCAACATGCTGAAACAAAAGAACTTGCGAAATGTGTAGAGACTCCTAGAGAAGATCATTGGCAGCAAGGGCAGCAAGAAGCTTCTGGTGATCAATGGTCATCGTGGGCAGCGCAAGATACAAAGCAAAATGTCAGCCCACAAGGTGCAAGCATTCCAAGCTCTAAGTCTGGTTTGTTGTACAAGTTGAAAAATTTGGACCCCTTCGGCAGAAAAGCACGAcgcaagttttatgagatgaatggTGGGGTTATTTTGCAACCAGCATGTTCGATTAAAATATTCACAGAGGACGAGCTCAAGTCATTCCTAAATGATACAGATTTTATTAGAAAAGATGGCTTTGGAGAAGTTTACAAGGGCCTTATTGATAGAGTACCTGCCATTGTAAGGAGGCCAATTAGTGGCATTCTGCCACATCGTTTTACAGATGAAGTCATCATCCATTCTAAAGCCACTCATGAAAACATCATTAGGATCATAGGTTGTTGCCTTGAAACTGATACCCCGTTGCTAGTCTATGAGTTCCACTCTACAGTTAGCCTCCATGACATTCTTCACATCAACATCAAGGTGCCTGTTAGCCTTGGCACGCGATTAAGTATTGCCACAATATCAGCAGGTGCTCTAGCTTATGTGCATTCAGCACTTGGTCCGAAAATCTCACACGGTGATGTTAAACCAGCAAATATACTCTTGGATGACCATTTTGTGCCAAAGATCTCAAACTTTGGTTTATTTAGATTGATGAAAGACGCTGGAACTGTCATCAATGACCTAGCTTATATGGATCCGGTATATCGCCAAACAGGGCTGCTAACTGAAAAAAGTGATGTCTACAGTTTTGGAGTTGTCATTTTGGAGCTTCTTACAAGGAAGAAGGCGAAACATTCTGATAATAACAGCTTAGTAAGGAATTTCCTTGAGAATCATGGGCAGGGGAGGAATTCAACAAAGCTGTTTGACAAGGAAATTGTAGTGACAGGTGATCTGGTGCTTCTAGACAATCTAGCAGAAATTGCCGTGGAATGTCTTAACCTTGAAGCagaaagaagaccggaaatgaaagATGTTGCAGAGCGCCTTGAAAGACTGAGAAAGGTGAAGCATTTGCAAGACGAGTTGGAACAACATGTACGTTATCTCAAATAA